In the Candidatus Ryanbacteria bacterium CG10_big_fil_rev_8_21_14_0_10_43_42 genome, CATATTTTCATTTCTTACGTTTTATATGCCCATTGTTTTAGGCTCGCTTGGAGCGAGTACGTTCCTTATAAGCGGATGGATGAGTTTAGTTGTTATCGGTGCGTTATTGTTTTTATTTATGCGTATTATGCCGGAGCGCATGAAGAGTATTAAGTATTTGTTATTTATAAGCATCGGAGGCATATATATATTATTTAACGTATTTTATTTTACCAATATCATCCCTCCCATTCCGCTTTCTATTATTGAAAGTGGAATATACTATAATGTGGAGAGGTATGGGGATGAGTATAGGGTGACGAAAGAAGATAGGCCATGGTATGTGTTTTGGAAGAGGGAACACGTGTTCTATCGAAGCGGAAACAATCCTATATATAGTTACAGTGCCGTATTTGCACCAACAAAACTACAGACAAAAATTATACACAGATGGTTATATTATAATGAGAAAACCGGTGCGTGGATACAAACGGATGAGTTTCCCTATGCTATTTATGGGGGGCGGGACGGCGGATACCGAGGGTATTCGGTAAAACATAATGTATTTCCGGGACGATGGCGCGTGGATGTCATTACCGAACGAAAACAGCTTCTGGGACGTACGACATTTATGGTACGTGATGCAGAGAAAGAACTTCTTCTTACAACAGAGATACGGTGATGCAAGGAATATTATTGACCTAATATATTATTAATGTTATAATATGAGCATACAAAAAAGGTCTTTTATAGGGTAATAGGACAATTTATGAAAACATTATTAGGTATTGTTATACTTGTTATAGCCGTGTGGATATTTGCGACAGTAAGTGAACCGGTGAGTCGTTACGGA is a window encoding:
- a CDS encoding DUF2914 domain-containing protein, whose translation is MKGVRLSLLLIVFPRLLILIRLLLWQMVPLSNRVRIRNYCKNAEHISVYGVRKTSICDYNKIIRNKNMNALRDVYKKYEHVMAWGAFLGGFLWDTLTLTRIDLWIDNLMLFLYIVIAGTSITLFNLYDIGRLQRPIFRIYAPWLPLVMQFAFGGLFSGYVVYYSRSAAFATSWPFLFFLAVLLVGNEFSEKRYHRFTFNVSILFVAIFSFLTFYMPIVLGSLGASTFLISGWMSLVVIGALLFLFMRIMPERMKSIKYLLFISIGGIYILFNVFYFTNIIPPIPLSIIESGIYYNVERYGDEYRVTKEDRPWYVFWKREHVFYRSGNNPIYSYSAVFAPTKLQTKIIHRWLYYNEKTGAWIQTDEFPYAIYGGRDGGYRGYSVKHNVFPGRWRVDVITERKQLLGRTTFMVRDAEKELLLTTEIR